ATCCCCAATCTGCATCTGACGATCTGTCAGCAACGGGTCGGCACCCTCATGCTCACCAACCCCCATCAGACGTTCAATCCTGTCAAGGGTTTGACCAACACTGATAGCGGTCAGTTCCGGAATCCGAAAAGGGCCCACTTTCACAGCGAGAGCTTCAGGACGTAAACGCTGTCCTGCGCAACTGGCACACGGAACGAGTTCTAAAAATTTCTCCAACTTTTGGCGGATTGCTTCTCCGCTGGCATCACGAAGTTGACGCTCAAGGATTGGCAGGATGCCTTCAAAGGGACGGGTATATCCGGCTTTTCCCTTGCGATATCGGCTATCGGCCTGAATCAGAATCGGTTCCTGGCTGCCATAGAGCAGCACATTCCGCTGCTCATCGGTGAGGTCTTTCCAAGGAGTTTTTATTTCAAAGCCAAAGGCTTCTCCAACGGAATAAAGGAGTGAAAAGTAATAGCTGTTGTCTTTTTCAGCCCAAGGTGCAACGGCTGCGTACACCGGCTGCGTCGGGTCTGGGACAACGCGGTCGCATGTGAATTTACGGAGATGACCGATGCCATGGCAGTCCTCACAAGCGCCATACGGGCTATTAAACGAAAACAACCGCGGAGAGAGTTCCTCCATCACAGCGCCATGAACGGCACAGGCAAAGTTTTCGGAATAGAGGCGTTCCCGATCGACGCCCTCAGGAAGCTCCTCATCTTTCTTTGGAACGACTTCAACCAAAGCCAAGCCATCACCACGCTTCAAGGCCGTGCGCAAAGAATCGGTGAGACGTTCCTGGATTCCTTCCCGAGCCACTAATCGGTCCACCACCACCTCAATGTGGTGGCTGTGGTTTTTATCCAACTCAATATTGTCGGCAAGTTCCCGCACTTCACCATCGATGCGAACACGGGCAAATCCTTCAGCGGCGAGCCCGCTGATCAATTTGGTGTGGGTGCCCTTTTTGCCGCGAACAACGGGGGCCAATAGCTGATAGCGCGTCCCCTCTGGCAACAGGAGGATTTGATCGACCATTTCATCGATGCTCTGAGGTCGAATCGAGCGGTCGCACTGAGGACAATGAGGCTCACCAGCCCGTCCAAACAAAAGTCGGAGGTAATCCTGGATTTCGGTGACGGTGCCAACCGTGGAACGGGGGTTATGGCTTGTTGATTTCTGATCGATCGAAATCGCAGGAGACAACCCTTCAATGGCATCGACATCGGGCTTGTCCACTTGGCCAAGGAACTGGCGCGCATAAGCCGACAAACTTTCGACATAACGGCGCTGACCTTCGGCAAAAATCGTGTCGAACGCCAGGGAGCTCTTACCGCTTCCGCTCACCCCGGTGAACACCACCAGCTTGTTCCGCGGAATGGTGACGTCGACGTTTTTGAGATTGTGCTGGCGGGCACCCCGCACCCGAATCACATCCTCGAGAGTCCCGCCGGACAGGTTCATCGGACCTGACCCATCAGCACTCTTGGCAGCGGCTCGCACCATGAGGCCCGGGTCTAAAGCACGCGATCCTAAGTAAAACCTGCCGGTTCAGGCAGTTTTTGGGGCCAGCAAGCTGGCTGCATAAGCATCAGCCTGCTCACCGCCAGCCAAATCGGCTAGCTCCTGTTGGCGCTGTTGGGTGTCCCGCAGTCGGGACACTCGCGAATGAGTGACCCCAGCATCGACGTGTTTAGAGACCCGGAAGTGATGATCGGCAACGGCTGCCACCAATGGCTGATGGGTGACGCAAAACACCTGACGATGCTGAGCCAAGACGTGAAGCAACTCCGCCATCGCGCCGCTGACCCGACCACTGACACCGGCATCAATTTCATCAAAAAGCAAGGTGCTTGATCCATCGACAGTGGCAAGCGTGGTCTTCAAAGCCAGCAAGAAACGCGACATCTCACCACCTGAGGCAACGTCCTGCAGAGGAGCTAGCGGCTGGCCTGGATTCGCGGAAAAAAGAAAACGAATGGCATCTGCGCCATGGTCTGTTGCCTCCGATTCCGATAGCTCTACCTGAAAACGAACATTGGCCAACCCCATCGGAGGCAGTAGCTCAAGCAACGACGCCTGAAGAGAATCAGCCGCCTTGAGCCGGGCACCATGCAACAGGGCATTGGCCTCATCCCGATCGGCCCGAGCAATTTCTTCGGCCAAGCGCAGCCGATCAAAATCAGCTTCAGCTCCACCGTCTTCGAGGATGTGGCGCAAGTGATCACGACGTTCAATCAAAGCCGCCAAATCAAGACCATGGCGTCGTTGCAAGCGTTTTAAATCGGCAAGTCGCTCTTGAATCGAGCCGAGTCGCTCAGGATTGCTGTCCAGAGTGCAGCTGTAGTCGTCGAGAGATTGAAGTAGGTCGTTGATACCAGCCTCAAGGTCCAAGGCCTGATCGCGCAGCGGCTGCACCGAACCATCCAATTGGCTCATCGCCTGCAACTCCTGGATCACCACTGCGAAGTGCTCCTGCAAGGACGGTGCTTGCTCTGCTCCATCCCGCAGACGACCGAATAGCAAAACCAACCACTCCTGCAGCCTCACACCATGGACCAAACGGTCCTGTTCTTGTTCGAGCAGACCATCCTCAGCTGGGTCATCAAGATCAGCTTTCTCAAGTAGATCCAACAAATCCTCTTGTTCCAACCGCTCTTGCTCAAATCGCTCTCGTTCCTGCTCAGCGGTGTTCAAAGCGATGGCCGCGGCCTTCCACCGATGCCAAGTCGTCCTTGTCGATTCCAGCCGCTCTGCCAAAGCGGTACCGCCCAGTTGATCGAGCCAACGTCTCTGCTGACCAGGACGGGAGAGCTGCTGCGTTTGTCCTTGAACCGTGAGATCAATCAGCAGGGGCCGCAACTCCAAAAGCTGCTGGCGATTCACTGAAATTCCATTGAGACGGGAACGGCTTGAAAATCGGGTTTCGTCCTGACGCTTCCATTCACGGCTCAGGAGCAACTCCTCCTCCTCGCAGTCAAAATCCGCATCCAAAAGCCACTGCCGAACTTGCTCGGACGGATTGAAGCTGGCCTCAATCTGTGCACGGTCACAACCATTACGGAGTAATCGAAGCCCATTCGCTCCTTGAGCCCCACCTAAAACCGCATCAAGGGCATCCAAAAGAATGGATTTTCCGGCTCCGGTTTCACCCGTAAGCACTGTGAATCCGCCGCAAAAATCCAGCTCCAGGCTGTCGATTAGGGCAATGTTGTTGAGTTGAAGACCGGTCAGCACAACCAGCACCGGTGGTGAATTCGAACGTAGCGGCGATGCAGTTCGTTTAGAAGGGGGGCATTACACGCCCAAAACAATGGCGGAGGAACTTGGGGATTTCATCGAAGCGGCTGGTCTGCTCGAGTACGACCCTGCCGCCATTACGCGGATCTACGCAGGCCATCCTCAACGCCTCATCAGGCGGCTTTGGCAAACGTTGGTCCCCATCGGCCTCTTGCTCTTTGGCGTGGCCTTCGACTGGCTGTTCCAGCTGCTGAAGGATGAAACGCGGGCAAGATCACGCGCCAAAGAATGTGCCGAACTGTTGGTAGACCTTGGCCCAGCCTTTATCAAAGCTGGACAAGCCTTATCAACCCGACCGGACATCGTTCCTCCTCTTCTTTTGGAAGAGTTAGCCCAACTTCAAGATCAACTGCCGGGCTTCGACAGTGAACTGGCGATGGCTTGCATCGAAGAAGACCTAGGCGGGCCAGTAGAAAATTTTTATGAGCAATTGGATCGTGATCCAATTTCAGCAGCATCCCTTGGCCAAGTTCACAAGGGGATCTTGAAAAATGGTCAAAAAGTAGCGGTAAAAGTTCAACGTCCTGGACTGCGAGAACAGATCACTCTTGATCTTTATATCGTTAGAAATATTGCCTCATGGCTTAATAAAAACATCGGCCTAATCCGAAGCGATCTTGTTGCCTTGATCGATGAGCTCGGAAAACGCGTGTTTGAAGAGATGGATTACATCAATGAAGCCGATAATGCTGAAAAATTTGGGGTCTTACACCAACACAACGCTCGTATAGCGGTTCCCGCCATCTATCACGAAGCCACCAGCCGCCGTGTCCTAACGATGGAGTGGATCGATGGCGTCAAACTTACCAACCTTGAAGGGGTTCGTGAGATGGGAATCGATCCGGACGACATGGTGGAGGTTGGTGTGAATTGCAGCCTTCAGCAACTTCTAGAACATGGATTTTTCCATGCGGATCCGCATCCAGGCAATCTTCTTGCGATGGAAGATGGAAGGCTTTGCTATCTCGATTTCGGAATGATGAGTGAAGTGAGTCGAGAATCACGCACAGGTTTGATCCAAGCTGTTGTTCACCTAGTCAATCGAAATTTTGGCCGCCTTTCGAAGGATTTTGTCACTCTTGGATTTTTAGCAGAAGATGTCAACCTTGAGCCGATTGTTCCTGCTTTCGAAAAAGTATTTAGTCAGGCACTACAAGCCGGCGTAAACCGCATGGACTTCAAAGCAGTTACAGACGATATGTCTGGTGTGATGTACAAATTTCCGTTCCGAGTTCCGCCTTACTACGCCCTGATCATTCGCTCACTGGTAACCCTCGAGGGAATTGCTCTGAGTGTGGATCCCGAATTCAAAATTCTGGGCGCCGCTTATCCATACTTCGCACGACGGCTCATGGAAGATCCAGATCCACAGCTGCGTCAAAGTCTCAAAGAAATGCTCTTTGACGGCGATGCATTCCGTTGGAGCCGACTTGAAAATTTGGTGTCCAGCGCTGCAAGTCAAGCTCAGCTCGACCTCGACACATTGCTAGATCAACTACTTGATTTCCTTTTTTCCCAAAAGGCCGGTTTACTACGCAATCAATTAGTCGAGGCAACGGTTGATCGCCTAGATGCGTTGGGCTGGTCGACCATGCAACGTCTTGGACGCCGACTCCCAAGAGGGCTTCAACCTGCTGGCATGACACCGATGAACCATGGGGGTTCAATCGATCCATTCATGCAAATGGAACCGGTTCGTGAACTCATTGCTGTTTTGCAATCCTTACCCGGATTCACACCAGATCTCGTTCTCAAACGCATGCCAAGAGTGCTCAAAGAACCCGATGCACGACGGATGGGTTTCCAAGTCGCCCAAGGTTTGGCCGAACGGGGAGTTGTCCGCTTGGTCCGCGTCGCAGCGGGAGTAGCCACCTAAGTTCCAGAGAATTCCTAAGGCCGGATGTCCTCAACCCAAACGCTGCGACGCACATTGCTCGCATGGTCAACTGGGCTGAGCCTCAGCCTTTTCACTATTGGGATACCGAGTCTTGCTGCTACGGATGTTGCACTTGTAAGTGGTGGCTTTCGTCGTTCGATCCCCGTGAAGGAATTCGAACATTTGGCCGATACCGGCGAAGCGATCGGACTCCTTGGCAACCTCCTCGAATTCTCCAAACAGGATCCAGAAGAGATTTCGAATTTGCTCAATCAAGAATTGTCCATCCCTCTCGTGCTCACCAGCCGTCTAATCAACACACGAATTGGTGAAGCCATCATTCGCCGTGTCGCTCGGATCATCTATCCGATTTACACCCCACAAGCGGAGGTGAGTGTTCCGGCTATTCGTGCAGGCATCGTCAATGGCCTTAATCAATCGGACGGCCTAACTGCCGTTGGATTCCTCAAGGCCTATCCAAATCAAGTGATGGCCGTCAATCTTCCTGCGCTGTTTGCAGTGATTGAAAAAACAGAATCCATTGCCAGCTTGGTGAAATTCTTCGCCGATTCACCGCTCGACGGACTGAAAGACCCCAACTCATAACCCCGTGATGACGAGCGCCTCGTAGATTTCGAGTCACCTGTCCAACCGTTGGTGTCCTTGTTCCAGAACCTTCGTCGGCGTTTCACAGCCAATCCTGTGATGCAGGACTGGCCTGGTTTGATCGAGGCCTACAGAGATTGGCTGCCCGTTAGCGCCAAAACACCAGTCATCACGCTGCATGAAGGGGCAACGCCCTTAATTCCTGTTCCCACCATTGCTGAGCGCATCGGAAAGGGCGTTCGAGTCTTCGTGAAGTACGACGGCCTCAACCCCACCGGATCGTTCAAAGATCGCGGAATGACGATGGCGATCAGCAAAGCCAAAGAGGCTGGCTGCGAGGCGGTCATTTGTGCCAGTACAGGGAATACCAGTGCTGCAGCCGCGGCCTACGCCCGACGGGCTGGGATGAGGGCCTTCGTGTTGATCCCTGATGGATACGTTGCCCAAGGGAAGCTGGCACAGGCCCTGGTGTACGGAGCCGAAGTGCTTGCCATCCGAGGCAATTTTGACCGTGCCCTCGACATCGTTCGTGAAGCAGCAGATCAGTTTCCAGTCACCTTGGTGAACTCGGTGAATCCCTATCGACTACAAGGACAAAAAACCGCTGCATTCGAAATTGTTGATGTCCTCGGGGAGGCCCCGGACTGGCTCTGCATTCCCATGGGCAATGCAGGCAACATCACCGCCTACTGGATGGGCTTCCAGGAGTACCACCAGGCCGGTCACAGCCGCAGCTTGCCTCGAATGATGGGCTTCCAGGCCAGTGGCTCAGCGCCCCTGGTTTACGACACCACCGTGAGTGATCCAAACACCATCGCCACCGCCATTCGGATTGGTAACCCCGTCAATCGCGCCAAAGCGATGGCTGTACGTGAAGCCAGTGATGGGGCCTTTCTCGACGTGACGGATGAGGAAATCATCAATGCCTACAAGCTTCTTGGTGGTGGAGAAGGAATCTTCTGCGAACCAGCCAGTGCAGCATCTGTGGCCGGCCTGCTCAAGCGCAAAGACGAAGTTCCTGCTGGAGCAACGGTGGTTTGCGTGCTCACAGGCAATGGCCTGAAAGACCCTGATTGCGCG
The DNA window shown above is from Synechococcus sp. CC9902 and carries:
- the uvrA gene encoding excinuclease ABC subunit UvrA: MVRAAAKSADGSGPMNLSGGTLEDVIRVRGARQHNLKNVDVTIPRNKLVVFTGVSGSGKSSLAFDTIFAEGQRRYVESLSAYARQFLGQVDKPDVDAIEGLSPAISIDQKSTSHNPRSTVGTVTEIQDYLRLLFGRAGEPHCPQCDRSIRPQSIDEMVDQILLLPEGTRYQLLAPVVRGKKGTHTKLISGLAAEGFARVRIDGEVRELADNIELDKNHSHHIEVVVDRLVAREGIQERLTDSLRTALKRGDGLALVEVVPKKDEELPEGVDRERLYSENFACAVHGAVMEELSPRLFSFNSPYGACEDCHGIGHLRKFTCDRVVPDPTQPVYAAVAPWAEKDNSYYFSLLYSVGEAFGFEIKTPWKDLTDEQRNVLLYGSQEPILIQADSRYRKGKAGYTRPFEGILPILERQLRDASGEAIRQKLEKFLELVPCASCAGQRLRPEALAVKVGPFRIPELTAISVGQTLDRIERLMGVGEHEGADPLLTDRQMQIGDLVLREIRLRLRFLLDVGLDYLSLDRPAMTLSGGEAQRIRLATQIGAGLTGVLYVLDEPSIGLHQRDNDRLLATLRRLRDLGNTLVVVEHDEDTIRAADHVVDIGPGAGVHGGHIVAEGSFDDLLNSEESLTGAYLSGRRSIPTPVERREEGTRRLQLIDCNRNNLKNVSVDFPLGRLVSVTGVSGSGKSTLVNELLHPALENGLGLKVPFPTGLGELRGIKSIDKVIIIDQSPIGRTPRSNPATYTGAFDPIRQIFAATVEAKARGYQVGQFSFNVKGGRCESCRGQGVNVIEMNFLPDVYVQCDVCKGARFNRETLQVKYKGHTIADVLQMTVEQAAEVFSAIPQAADRLRTLVDVGLGYVKLGQPAPTLSGGEAQRVKLATELSRRATGKTLYLIDEPTTGLSFYDVHKLMDVMQRLVDKGNSIICIEHNLDVIRCSDWVIDLGPEGGDRGGEILVTGTPEQVSQHGSSHTGRYLSHVLEQHPPQVQAVAA
- a CDS encoding alpha/beta hydrolase, producing MSSTQTLRRTLLAWSTGLSLSLFTIGIPSLAATDVALVSGGFRRSIPVKEFEHLADTGEAIGLLGNLLEFSKQDPEEISNLLNQELSIPLVLTSRLINTRIGEAIIRRVARIIYPIYTPQAEVSVPAIRAGIVNGLNQSDGLTAVGFLKAYPNQVMAVNLPALFAVIEKTESIASLVKFFADSPLDGLKDPNS
- the recN gene encoding DNA repair protein RecN, which encodes MLTGLQLNNIALIDSLELDFCGGFTVLTGETGAGKSILLDALDAVLGGAQGANGLRLLRNGCDRAQIEASFNPSEQVRQWLLDADFDCEEEELLLSREWKRQDETRFSSRSRLNGISVNRQQLLELRPLLIDLTVQGQTQQLSRPGQQRRWLDQLGGTALAERLESTRTTWHRWKAAAIALNTAEQERERFEQERLEQEDLLDLLEKADLDDPAEDGLLEQEQDRLVHGVRLQEWLVLLFGRLRDGAEQAPSLQEHFAVVIQELQAMSQLDGSVQPLRDQALDLEAGINDLLQSLDDYSCTLDSNPERLGSIQERLADLKRLQRRHGLDLAALIERRDHLRHILEDGGAEADFDRLRLAEEIARADRDEANALLHGARLKAADSLQASLLELLPPMGLANVRFQVELSESEATDHGADAIRFLFSANPGQPLAPLQDVASGGEMSRFLLALKTTLATVDGSSTLLFDEIDAGVSGRVSGAMAELLHVLAQHRQVFCVTHQPLVAAVADHHFRVSKHVDAGVTHSRVSRLRDTQQRQQELADLAGGEQADAYAASLLAPKTA
- the thrC gene encoding threonine synthase, which encodes MQDWPGLIEAYRDWLPVSAKTPVITLHEGATPLIPVPTIAERIGKGVRVFVKYDGLNPTGSFKDRGMTMAISKAKEAGCEAVICASTGNTSAAAAAYARRAGMRAFVLIPDGYVAQGKLAQALVYGAEVLAIRGNFDRALDIVREAADQFPVTLVNSVNPYRLQGQKTAAFEIVDVLGEAPDWLCIPMGNAGNITAYWMGFQEYHQAGHSRSLPRMMGFQASGSAPLVYDTTVSDPNTIATAIRIGNPVNRAKAMAVREASDGAFLDVTDEEIINAYKLLGGGEGIFCEPASAASVAGLLKRKDEVPAGATVVCVLTGNGLKDPDCAINNNDAAFHTDLNPDLETVAKVMGF
- a CDS encoding ABC1 kinase family protein; the protein is MAEELGDFIEAAGLLEYDPAAITRIYAGHPQRLIRRLWQTLVPIGLLLFGVAFDWLFQLLKDETRARSRAKECAELLVDLGPAFIKAGQALSTRPDIVPPLLLEELAQLQDQLPGFDSELAMACIEEDLGGPVENFYEQLDRDPISAASLGQVHKGILKNGQKVAVKVQRPGLREQITLDLYIVRNIASWLNKNIGLIRSDLVALIDELGKRVFEEMDYINEADNAEKFGVLHQHNARIAVPAIYHEATSRRVLTMEWIDGVKLTNLEGVREMGIDPDDMVEVGVNCSLQQLLEHGFFHADPHPGNLLAMEDGRLCYLDFGMMSEVSRESRTGLIQAVVHLVNRNFGRLSKDFVTLGFLAEDVNLEPIVPAFEKVFSQALQAGVNRMDFKAVTDDMSGVMYKFPFRVPPYYALIIRSLVTLEGIALSVDPEFKILGAAYPYFARRLMEDPDPQLRQSLKEMLFDGDAFRWSRLENLVSSAASQAQLDLDTLLDQLLDFLFSQKAGLLRNQLVEATVDRLDALGWSTMQRLGRRLPRGLQPAGMTPMNHGGSIDPFMQMEPVRELIAVLQSLPGFTPDLVLKRMPRVLKEPDARRMGFQVAQGLAERGVVRLVRVAAGVAT